Proteins from one Mucilaginibacter jinjuensis genomic window:
- a CDS encoding putative sugar nucleotidyl transferase, with protein sequence MAIILFDDNASQTLLPLTYTRPVANLRIGILTIAEKWAKYLNTGYSYHTRDYLQAKFPIEISEENIFINGSFCPDEYLLESIDKLQNGEALKYNGLLVAVKLNSTDAKSFNVDQDFGRTVDHTHTPVSITHPEEIFRKNDIELRKDFQLLTKGRTSATISTTNTIIGEDFFAEDSATAECSTFNTKNGPIYLGNNADVWEGTHIRGAFALCDNSQVKMGAKIYGATTIGPFSRVGGEINNSIIWGYSSKGHEGYLGNSVMGEWCNIGADSNNSNLKNNYAEVKLWDYTTEHFRKTGLQFCGLIMADHAKCGINTMFNTGTVVGVSANVFGAGYPHNFIPDFSWGGASGFEVYSLNKMLETTQKVFDRREHRSFDQVEQDILAYVFELTADYRNARMK encoded by the coding sequence ATGGCAATTATCTTATTCGACGATAACGCATCACAAACACTACTTCCATTAACGTACACGCGTCCGGTTGCCAACCTGCGCATTGGTATATTAACCATTGCAGAAAAGTGGGCTAAATATTTAAATACCGGTTACTCATACCATACACGTGATTACCTTCAGGCTAAATTTCCGATAGAGATTTCAGAAGAAAATATTTTCATCAACGGCTCTTTCTGTCCCGATGAGTATTTGCTCGAGTCCATCGATAAATTGCAAAACGGTGAAGCTTTAAAATACAACGGTCTGCTGGTTGCTGTTAAACTAAACAGCACCGATGCAAAGAGTTTTAATGTCGATCAGGATTTTGGCCGTACGGTTGATCATACGCATACACCGGTATCTATCACACATCCTGAAGAAATTTTTCGTAAGAACGATATTGAACTGCGGAAGGATTTTCAACTGTTAACCAAAGGCCGTACCAGCGCTACCATCAGCACCACCAATACTATTATAGGTGAGGATTTTTTTGCTGAGGATAGCGCCACGGCAGAATGCTCGACCTTTAATACCAAGAACGGACCGATATACCTGGGTAATAACGCCGATGTTTGGGAAGGGACGCATATACGCGGGGCATTTGCTTTGTGCGATAACTCGCAGGTTAAAATGGGTGCTAAAATTTATGGTGCAACCACTATTGGTCCATTCAGCCGCGTTGGGGGCGAAATTAATAACTCAATTATCTGGGGATACTCATCAAAAGGGCACGAAGGTTATCTGGGTAATTCTGTAATGGGCGAGTGGTGCAACATAGGTGCCGACAGTAATAACTCGAACCTCAAAAATAACTATGCCGAAGTAAAACTGTGGGATTATACTACAGAGCACTTCCGTAAAACCGGTCTGCAATTTTGCGGCTTAATTATGGCCGACCATGCCAAGTGTGGTATTAATACCATGTTTAATACAGGTACGGTAGTAGGCGTTAGCGCCAATGTTTTTGGTGCCGGTTACCCGCATAATTTTATCCCGGATTTTAGCTGGGGAGGGGCCAGCGGTTTTGAAGTTTACAGCCTTAATAAAATGCTGGAAACCACGCAAAAGGTTTTTGACCGCCGTGAACACAGAAGCTTTGACCAGGTGGAGCAGGATATTTTAGCGTACGTATTTGAATTAACTGCAGATTACAGAAATGCCCGGATGAAATAG
- a CDS encoding IscS subfamily cysteine desulfurase: protein MNIPVYLDNNATTPMDPRVLDAMVPYFVQKFGNAASRNHAFGWVAEEAVDYAREQVAKLIGANEKEIIFTSGATESDNLGIKGVFEMYKEKGNHVITAVTEHKAVLDTCKHIEQLGARVTYLPVKEDGLVDLAVLEAAMTPETILVSIMYGNNEIGVIQPVKEIAAIAHKFGALFMTDATQAVGKIPVDVIADGIDILALSAHKMYGPKGVGALYVRRKNPRVKVTAQMDGGGHERGMRSGTLNVPGIVGLGKACEIARLEMADEAVRLSKLRDKLEKALTVLEESYVNGNVEHRLPHVANISFKYVEGEGLMMAMKDLAVSSGSACTSASLEPSYVLKSLGLSDDLAHSSIRFGLGRFTTEEEIDYAIEVTLKSVTHLRELSPLWEMFKEGIDLNSIEWAEH from the coding sequence ATGAACATCCCTGTATATTTAGATAATAATGCAACCACGCCGATGGACCCACGGGTTCTGGATGCTATGGTGCCTTACTTTGTACAAAAGTTTGGTAATGCAGCAAGCCGTAACCACGCTTTTGGCTGGGTGGCAGAAGAAGCGGTTGACTATGCCCGCGAGCAAGTAGCTAAACTAATTGGAGCAAACGAAAAAGAAATCATATTTACATCGGGCGCAACCGAATCAGACAACCTGGGTATTAAAGGCGTGTTTGAGATGTATAAAGAAAAAGGTAACCACGTAATTACTGCAGTTACCGAGCACAAAGCAGTTTTAGATACCTGCAAGCACATCGAACAATTGGGTGCACGTGTTACTTACCTGCCGGTTAAAGAAGACGGTTTAGTTGACTTAGCAGTTTTAGAAGCTGCCATGACCCCTGAAACCATCCTGGTATCTATCATGTATGGTAACAACGAGATTGGTGTTATACAACCGGTTAAAGAAATTGCTGCCATTGCACACAAATTCGGTGCATTATTTATGACCGATGCTACCCAGGCGGTAGGTAAAATACCTGTTGACGTTATTGCTGACGGTATTGACATATTAGCTTTATCTGCTCACAAAATGTACGGCCCTAAAGGTGTTGGCGCATTATACGTTCGCCGTAAAAACCCTAGGGTTAAAGTTACTGCCCAAATGGACGGTGGCGGCCACGAGCGCGGTATGCGTTCTGGTACTTTAAACGTACCAGGTATTGTTGGTTTAGGTAAAGCATGCGAAATTGCCCGTTTAGAAATGGCCGATGAAGCTGTACGTTTATCGAAACTGCGCGACAAATTAGAAAAAGCATTAACCGTGCTGGAAGAAAGCTATGTAAACGGAAACGTTGAACACCGCTTACCACACGTTGCCAATATCTCTTTCAAATATGTAGAGGGCGAAGGTTTAATGATGGCCATGAAAGACTTAGCAGTATCATCTGGTTCTGCATGTACTTCGGCATCGTTAGAGCCATCTTATGTGTTAAAATCATTAGGTTTATCTGATGACCTGGCACACTCTTCTATCCGTTTTGGTTTAGGCCGCTTTACAACTGAAGAAGAAATTGACTACGCTATTGAAGTAACGTTAAAGTCTGTTACCCACCTGCGCGAACTTTCACCACTATGGGAAATGTTTAAAGAAGGTATCGACCTTAACTCAATTGAGTGGGCAGAACATTAA
- the tpiA gene encoding triose-phosphate isomerase, producing MRKKIVAGNWKMNLDYNEGLSLFSEIVNMVKDEITGTQTAVICSPFIHLHSLAQLAKGYDKVTIGAQNAHQAESGAYTGETSAKMVKSTGAEYVILGHSERRQYFGESNELLAAKTDTALKNGLKPIFCIGETLDERETEVHFDVIKKQLVEGVFHLSAEQFAQVVLAYEPVWAIGTGKTATAAQAQEVHAFIREEIANQYNQTVADDTTILYGGSCNPKNAQELFEQADIDGGLIGGASLKSRDFLDIVKVFN from the coding sequence ATGAGAAAGAAAATTGTTGCCGGCAACTGGAAAATGAACCTCGATTATAACGAAGGTCTGTCATTATTTTCGGAAATAGTAAACATGGTAAAAGACGAGATAACAGGTACTCAAACCGCTGTTATTTGCAGTCCGTTTATTCATTTACATAGCCTGGCACAACTGGCAAAAGGTTATGATAAAGTTACTATCGGCGCACAAAACGCACACCAGGCCGAGAGCGGTGCTTATACAGGTGAAACTTCTGCTAAAATGGTTAAATCAACCGGTGCAGAGTATGTGATCCTGGGCCACTCAGAGCGCCGCCAGTATTTTGGCGAAAGCAATGAACTGTTGGCTGCTAAAACTGATACAGCACTTAAAAATGGTTTAAAACCAATTTTTTGTATCGGCGAAACTTTAGATGAGCGCGAAACAGAAGTACACTTCGATGTGATTAAAAAGCAACTGGTTGAAGGTGTATTTCATTTATCGGCCGAGCAATTTGCACAGGTTGTTTTAGCTTACGAGCCGGTTTGGGCTATTGGTACTGGTAAAACTGCTACTGCTGCACAGGCGCAAGAGGTTCATGCTTTTATCCGCGAGGAAATTGCAAACCAATACAACCAAACTGTTGCCGATGATACTACCATCCTTTACGGTGGTAGCTGTAACCCTAAAAACGCACAGGAATTATTTGAACAAGCTGATATTGATGGTGGCCTTATCGGTGGTGCATCATTAAAATCCCGCGACTTTTTAGATATCGTTAAGGTATTTAATTAA
- the mce gene encoding methylmalonyl-CoA epimerase, which produces MKKVEHIGIAVNNLTDASVLYEKLLNTSVYKTEEVASEHVLTAFLQCGPNKIELLQATSEDSAIAAFLAKKGEGIHHIAFDVEDIEAEMQRLKNEGFILLNDKPKRGADNKLVCFVHPKSAGGVLVELCQEIK; this is translated from the coding sequence ATGAAAAAGGTAGAGCATATTGGCATAGCGGTAAATAACCTTACAGATGCTTCGGTTTTGTACGAAAAATTGCTGAATACCAGCGTTTACAAAACCGAAGAAGTAGCCTCAGAGCATGTGCTAACCGCCTTTTTACAATGCGGCCCCAATAAAATTGAACTGCTGCAAGCCACTTCTGAAGATAGCGCCATCGCCGCCTTTTTAGCTAAAAAAGGAGAGGGCATCCATCACATTGCTTTTGATGTGGAGGATATTGAAGCCGAAATGCAACGCTTGAAAAACGAAGGTTTTATTTTACTGAATGATAAACCTAAGCGAGGTGCTGATAATAAATTGGTGTGTTTTGTGCACCCGAAGAGTGCGGGAGGGGTTTTGGTGGAGTTATGCCAGGAGATTAAGTGA
- a CDS encoding type B 50S ribosomal protein L31, producing the protein MKQDLHPKNYRLVVFKDMSNEYSFITKSCIDTRETVKWEDGNEYPLVKLEISHTSHPFYTGKMKLVDTAGRIDKFRSRYNKK; encoded by the coding sequence ATGAAACAGGACCTGCATCCCAAAAACTATAGATTAGTTGTATTTAAAGATATGTCTAACGAGTATTCTTTTATAACTAAATCATGCATCGATACCCGCGAGACCGTTAAATGGGAAGACGGTAATGAGTATCCATTGGTAAAATTAGAGATCTCTCATACGTCTCACCCGTTCTACACAGGTAAAATGAAACTGGTAGATACAGCTGGTCGTATCGATAAATTCCGTAGCCGTTACAACAAAAAGTAA